In Phormidium ambiguum IAM M-71, the following proteins share a genomic window:
- the pyrH gene encoding UMP kinase: MGTAYQRILLKLSGEALMGDLGYGIDPQVVQEIASEVAEVVSTGVQVAIVVGGGNIFRGVKGAARGMDRATADYIGMIATVMNAMTLQDALEQMNVPTRVQSAIAMQEVAEPYIRRRAIRHLEKGRVVIFGAGSGNPFFTTDTTAALRAAEISADVIFKATKVDGIYDSDPHINPQARRYHSLNYSHVLTQDLRVMDSTAIALCKENNIPIIVFDLGVRGNIRRAVMGEQIGTIVGGLYEVT, translated from the coding sequence ATGGGTACAGCATACCAGCGGATTTTACTGAAGCTGAGCGGTGAAGCCCTCATGGGCGATCTCGGTTATGGCATCGATCCCCAAGTCGTTCAGGAAATCGCCTCTGAAGTGGCAGAAGTAGTCAGCACTGGCGTACAAGTAGCGATTGTCGTTGGTGGTGGCAACATCTTTCGAGGCGTGAAAGGGGCGGCGCGAGGCATGGATCGGGCCACAGCAGATTACATTGGCATGATTGCTACGGTGATGAATGCGATGACGTTGCAGGATGCTTTGGAACAAATGAATGTGCCAACGCGAGTGCAAAGTGCGATCGCCATGCAGGAAGTTGCAGAACCTTACATCCGCAGACGTGCTATTCGTCACTTGGAAAAAGGACGGGTAGTAATTTTTGGTGCAGGTTCGGGAAATCCTTTCTTCACTACTGATACTACAGCTGCGTTAAGAGCAGCAGAAATCAGTGCTGATGTAATTTTTAAAGCTACTAAAGTTGATGGGATTTATGATTCCGATCCACATATCAATCCCCAAGCTCGTCGCTATCATAGTTTGAACTACAGTCACGTTTTGACTCAAGACCTACGAGTGATGGATAGTACTGCGATCGCTCTTTGTAAAGAAAACAATATTCCGATTATTGTATTTGACCTGGGAGTTCGGGGAAATATTCGTCGGGCTGTGATGGGAGAACAAATCGGTACCATTGTCGGAGGATTATATGAAGTTACCTGA
- a CDS encoding family 2 glycosyl transferase: protein MTWEVCIRYSNGQEKVLRSYRNREKALRCVDAIYNTLGYPLHLAYIVRAGDAQQMFQSA, encoded by the coding sequence ATGACTTGGGAAGTTTGTATCCGCTATTCCAATGGCCAAGAAAAAGTTCTCCGCTCTTACAGAAATCGGGAAAAAGCTTTGCGTTGTGTAGATGCAATATATAACACCTTGGGCTATCCACTACACTTGGCGTATATTGTCCGTGCAGGTGATGCCCAACAGATGTTTCAGTCAGCGTAG
- a CDS encoding ATP-binding protein, translating to MVKSTQKNQPVDKEKYVGTLVGESTSNEFRLAVTPETIKEQDIIAVNAELNANEKNTSEIIRIWAKVQKIERLNPLFPQESGHELAFTRTNPFDTVMSLSREMVTAVCQILGYESQDNPTSGKLKKLRYPPKPASNAYRPDNEDIARIVVGELKENSKDDKSNRSLDIATLSNRRDIKVEVDGHAIVTRHLAILAMTGAGKSWAARRIIEQLANKHYPIIIFDPHGDYTGLSDVDDLKDKVNRYYAQFRVFEQPADKIIAIIDSLSSKELAPTQRDYFPSLFAAAKSLLNNSDKKIEEKIRWLNEYLSNNKIGIYSNLFFLADLTEAIVKAGKNDDTDFFLKLKEWTEQDLTINKQKAGWIEPIIGRLRGTAAALKRMENISKQISNNAEPLPNDLATLVNYNKITVVSLAGYSSDIQSTIYSLVAEELFELRVRKELPYQFVMVLEEGHNFVPAKANSSAEQRSIEITKQIAQEGRKFGVGLILISQRPSRLDETTLAMCNSYIIMRMLNPADQSFVRKVIESLGEEETKMLSDLEVGEAILSGQFTSFPILVKMKQPESKGEREEKNAFDSLEEEYQKSNKK from the coding sequence ATGGTTAAATCTACACAAAAAAATCAACCCGTTGATAAAGAAAAATATGTTGGTACTTTAGTAGGAGAAAGTACCAGCAATGAATTTCGTTTAGCAGTAACACCAGAAACCATTAAAGAACAAGATATTATTGCTGTTAATGCTGAATTGAATGCTAACGAAAAAAATACATCTGAAATAATTCGTATTTGGGCTAAAGTGCAAAAAATTGAAAGATTAAATCCCCTTTTTCCACAAGAATCAGGACATGAATTAGCTTTTACTCGTACTAATCCTTTTGATACAGTAATGTCATTAAGTCGAGAAATGGTAACAGCAGTGTGTCAAATTTTGGGTTATGAATCCCAAGACAATCCTACTAGTGGAAAGTTGAAAAAATTGCGCTATCCCCCTAAACCTGCTTCTAATGCTTATCGTCCCGATAATGAAGATATTGCTCGTATTGTTGTAGGTGAATTAAAAGAAAATTCCAAGGATGACAAATCAAATCGTAGCTTAGATATTGCTACTCTTTCTAATCGTCGAGACATAAAGGTAGAAGTTGATGGTCATGCCATTGTAACTCGCCATTTGGCAATTTTAGCAATGACTGGTGCGGGTAAAAGTTGGGCAGCTAGAAGAATTATTGAACAATTAGCAAATAAACATTATCCTATTATAATTTTTGACCCTCATGGTGATTATACGGGATTAAGTGATGTGGACGATTTGAAAGATAAGGTTAATCGCTATTATGCTCAGTTTCGTGTTTTTGAACAACCTGCTGATAAAATTATTGCAATAATTGATTCTTTATCTTCAAAAGAACTTGCACCTACGCAGAGAGACTATTTCCCCAGTCTTTTCGCAGCAGCTAAGTCTTTGTTAAATAATTCTGACAAAAAAATTGAAGAAAAAATAAGATGGTTAAATGAATATTTATCAAATAATAAAATTGGTATTTATTCAAATTTATTTTTTTTGGCGGATTTAACTGAAGCAATTGTCAAAGCTGGAAAAAATGATGATACAGATTTCTTTCTTAAGCTTAAAGAATGGACAGAACAGGACTTAACAATTAATAAGCAAAAAGCAGGGTGGATAGAACCTATAATTGGACGTTTACGGGGAACAGCAGCAGCCTTAAAACGAATGGAAAATATAAGTAAGCAAATATCAAATAACGCAGAACCTCTTCCTAATGACTTAGCAACTTTAGTTAATTATAACAAAATAACTGTTGTTTCTTTAGCAGGTTATTCTTCTGATATTCAATCTACAATTTATAGCTTAGTCGCTGAAGAACTTTTTGAATTGCGTGTAAGGAAAGAGTTACCGTATCAATTTGTAATGGTGTTAGAAGAAGGACACAATTTTGTTCCGGCCAAAGCTAACTCTTCCGCCGAACAGCGTTCAATAGAAATTACTAAACAAATTGCTCAAGAAGGGCGAAAATTTGGAGTAGGTTTAATTTTAATTAGTCAACGTCCATCAAGACTCGATGAAACAACTCTAGCAATGTGTAACTCTTATATTATTATGCGAATGCTTAACCCTGCCGATCAAAGTTTTGTCAGAAAAGTAATAGAAAGTTTAGGAGAAGAAGAAACAAAAATGTTATCAGATTTAGAGGTGGGTGAAGCAATTTTATCAGGACAATTTACAAGTTTTCCGATTCTTGTTAAAATGAAGCAGCCAGAATCTAAAGGCGAACGTGAAGAAAAAAATGCGTTTGATAGTTTAGAAGAAGAATATCAGAAATCAAATAAAAAATAA
- the frr gene encoding ribosome recycling factor, giving the protein MKLPEVEDHMQKAVEATQRSFNTIRTGRANSSLLDKVMVEYYGAPTPLKALASINTPDASTITIQPFDRTSLNLIEKAISLSDIGLTPNNDGSIIRLNIPPLTSDRRKELVKLAAKYAEEGKVSIRNIRRDAVDSIRKQEKNGELSEDQAKDTQDKVQKMTDKYIAKVEELLAEKEKDITTV; this is encoded by the coding sequence ATGAAGTTACCTGAAGTTGAAGACCACATGCAGAAAGCGGTTGAGGCAACTCAACGCTCTTTTAACACCATCCGCACGGGACGCGCAAATTCTTCACTTTTAGATAAAGTGATGGTGGAATATTACGGCGCACCAACACCTTTAAAAGCTTTGGCGAGTATTAATACTCCTGATGCGAGTACGATTACTATTCAACCTTTCGATCGCACTAGTTTGAATCTGATTGAAAAAGCTATTTCCCTGTCGGATATTGGCTTGACTCCAAATAATGATGGTTCGATAATTCGCTTGAATATTCCGCCACTGACTAGCGATCGCCGCAAAGAATTGGTTAAATTAGCTGCTAAATACGCGGAAGAGGGCAAAGTCTCAATTCGCAATATCCGGCGCGATGCAGTGGATTCAATTCGTAAACAAGAAAAGAATGGCGAATTATCTGAAGATCAAGCTAAAGATACTCAAGATAAAGTTCAAAAAATGACTGATAAGTACATTGCCAAAGTTGAAGAACTTTTAGCAGAAAAGGAGAAAGATATTACTACAGTTTAA
- a CDS encoding adenosine deaminase, which produces METFFSDIPKAELHIHIEGSLEPELMFEIADRNKIKLPFNSVEEAKKAYNFENLQSFLDIYYAGANVLRHEADFYQLTWNYLQKAVSQNVLHTEIFFDPQTHTDRGIPFEIVINGIRRALEDGKEKLGISSKLILCFLRHLSAESAMATLQSALPYKNAIAAVGLDSSELGNPPSKFQTVFDKAREEGFLTVAHAGEEGTAEYIWEAIELLKVSRIDHGVRCIQDPNLVKYLAVEQIPLTVCPLSNVKLRVFNSMAEHNLKQLLDLGLCVTVNSDDPAYFGGYIAENFIASKTALNLDKKDIYQLAKNSFLASFLSLEEKQHFIENLDSFMLSYSRY; this is translated from the coding sequence ATGGAAACCTTTTTTAGCGATATTCCCAAGGCAGAATTACATATCCATATTGAAGGTTCCCTAGAACCTGAATTAATGTTTGAAATTGCCGATCGGAACAAAATTAAACTACCATTTAACTCAGTGGAAGAGGCAAAAAAAGCATATAATTTTGAAAATTTGCAATCTTTTTTGGATATTTACTATGCTGGTGCGAACGTACTGCGTCACGAAGCAGATTTTTATCAACTGACTTGGAATTATTTGCAAAAAGCAGTTAGTCAAAATGTACTTCATACAGAAATATTTTTTGACCCCCAAACTCATACAGATCGAGGAATACCTTTTGAAATAGTGATTAATGGTATTCGGCGGGCTTTAGAAGATGGGAAAGAGAAACTTGGTATTTCCTCAAAATTGATTCTTTGTTTTCTGCGCCATTTAAGTGCAGAATCAGCAATGGCAACTTTGCAGTCAGCACTACCTTATAAAAATGCGATCGCAGCTGTTGGCTTAGATTCCTCCGAACTAGGAAATCCCCCCTCTAAATTCCAAACTGTGTTTGACAAAGCCAGAGAAGAAGGTTTTTTAACTGTTGCTCATGCTGGTGAAGAAGGTACGGCAGAATATATTTGGGAAGCAATAGAATTACTCAAAGTATCCCGCATCGATCATGGCGTTCGCTGTATTCAAGATCCGAATTTAGTCAAGTATTTAGCTGTTGAGCAAATTCCTTTAACAGTTTGTCCTCTTTCTAATGTGAAACTGCGAGTTTTTAACTCAATGGCAGAACATAATCTCAAACAATTATTAGATTTGGGTTTGTGTGTGACAGTAAATTCAGACGATCCAGCTTATTTTGGTGGTTATATTGCCGAGAATTTCATTGCCAGTAAAACAGCGTTAAATTTAGACAAGAAGGATATTTACCAATTAGCTAAAAATTCCTTTTTAGCTTCATTCCTTAGTTTAGAAGAAAAGCAACATTTTATCGAAAACCTTGACAGTTTTATGCTTTCTTATTCCCGATATTAG
- a CDS encoding type II toxin-antitoxin system VapC family toxin gives MKLALIDTDILSMFFRGNSNVVAKFQAYLTVHPKINISIVTYYEIVSGLMHRDAQKKLSLFLEFAARNTILPLTQESVTLSATIYANLRRAGIPVDDIDLLIAGVAIANNLVLVTHNQRHFDRIEGLELEDWS, from the coding sequence ATGAAATTAGCCTTGATTGACACCGATATTCTGTCAATGTTTTTTCGGGGTAACTCCAATGTAGTAGCCAAGTTTCAAGCTTATTTGACAGTGCATCCCAAAATCAACATTAGCATTGTCACTTATTATGAAATTGTGAGCGGCTTAATGCACCGTGATGCTCAGAAAAAACTTTCTTTGTTTCTAGAATTTGCTGCACGAAATACTATTTTACCGCTCACTCAGGAATCTGTTACCCTATCAGCAACCATATATGCAAATTTGCGGCGGGCTGGTATTCCTGTTGATGATATCGATTTGCTAATTGCTGGTGTTGCTATTGCTAATAATTTGGTTCTTGTTACCCATAACCAGCGTCATTTTGATAGAATTGAAGGGTTAGAATTAGAAGATTGGAGCTAA
- a CDS encoding Uma2 family endonuclease — MVKTPSQQEIIPFLVNGDKLNRYEFERRYNATPNLKKAELIEGIVYMAAALRFKSHSQPHGLIVGWLSNYVAVTPEVELGVEPTVRLDLDNEPQPDVVLLITPEAGGQTRLSEDDYIEGAPELVVEIAASSAAIDLHAKKQAYRRNGVKEYIVWQVLDRKLSWFYLEQGEYLELLPDNNGILQSQFFPGLWLAVADLLAGNMQQVLTVLQAGLRSPEYLAFTQKLSSK; from the coding sequence ATGGTCAAAACACCATCACAACAAGAAATTATTCCCTTTTTAGTAAATGGCGACAAGCTGAACCGCTATGAATTTGAACGCCGCTACAACGCCACGCCTAACTTGAAAAAAGCCGAATTAATTGAAGGGATTGTTTATATGGCTGCTGCACTCCGATTTAAAAGTCACAGTCAACCTCATGGTTTGATTGTCGGTTGGTTGTCTAATTATGTAGCTGTAACGCCTGAAGTGGAATTGGGAGTTGAACCGACTGTGCGGTTAGACTTAGATAATGAACCTCAACCAGATGTAGTTCTTCTCATCACACCAGAAGCAGGAGGACAAACACGATTAAGTGAAGATGATTATATTGAAGGAGCGCCAGAATTAGTTGTGGAAATTGCTGCTAGTAGTGCTGCGATCGATCTTCATGCTAAAAAACAAGCTTATCGCCGTAATGGAGTTAAAGAATATATTGTTTGGCAAGTTTTGGATCGGAAATTAAGTTGGTTTTATTTAGAACAAGGTGAATATTTGGAATTATTGCCGGATAATAATGGAATTTTGCAAAGTCAATTTTTTCCTGGGTTGTGGTTAGCAGTTGCCGATTTATTAGCCGGGAATATGCAACAGGTCTTAACTGTTTTACAAGCTGGGTTGCGATCGCCTGAATACTTGGCATTTACTCAAAAATTAAGTAGTAAATAA
- a CDS encoding Uma2 family endonuclease, with protein sequence MVQQLPTETQPTIIYPDSDGQPMSDNTEQFRWIVFIKENLEILFANNPDVFVAGDLLWYPIEGNNKIRQAPDAMVVFGREKGKRGSYKQWLENNIPPQVVFEILSPGNTVTEMLRKLLFYQHHGVEEYYVYDPEKVEFTGFIRAENQLVEIEAINGWVSPRLGIKFELKSDTLEIFRPDGRRFLTSVELDRSSEEERQRAEDAIAQLEAEKQRYQALIERLREKGIDPEKL encoded by the coding sequence ATGGTACAACAATTACCAACTGAAACCCAACCAACAATCATTTATCCCGACAGCGACGGTCAACCAATGTCAGATAACACCGAACAATTCCGCTGGATTGTTTTTATTAAAGAAAATCTAGAAATTTTATTTGCTAATAACCCGGATGTATTTGTTGCAGGCGATCTGCTTTGGTATCCCATTGAAGGAAATAACAAAATTCGCCAAGCACCTGATGCAATGGTGGTTTTTGGTAGAGAAAAAGGAAAACGCGGTTCTTACAAACAATGGTTAGAAAATAACATCCCTCCCCAGGTAGTGTTTGAAATTTTATCTCCTGGTAATACAGTTACAGAGATGTTAAGAAAACTTTTGTTTTATCAACATCACGGAGTTGAAGAATATTATGTTTATGACCCAGAAAAAGTGGAATTTACTGGTTTTATCCGTGCGGAAAATCAGTTAGTAGAAATTGAGGCAATTAATGGTTGGGTAAGTCCGCGATTAGGGATAAAATTTGAGTTGAAATCTGATACTTTAGAAATTTTTCGTCCTGATGGACGGCGTTTTCTTACTTCTGTTGAATTAGATCGATCGAGTGAAGAGGAACGGCAACGTGCAGAGGATGCGATCGCACAACTTGAAGCAGAAAAACAACGATATCAAGCTTTGATAGAACGTTTGCGGGAAAAGGGAATTGACCCAGAAAAATTATAG
- a CDS encoding geranylgeranyl reductase family protein: protein MFDCIIVGAGPAGGTAAYHLAKRGRSVLVLEKESLPRYKPCGGAVSPVVAQWFDFDFAPAISLKVSNLCYTWKLEDPVEANLKNGEPIWMVRRDIFDHFLIQQAQRLGAELRDNTEVTGIEFKSDRWQVNTANGPVEGRYLIAADGAKGPVGKWLGFKERKKRLAGALEVETSNPIETEAKINFEFGMVKSGYIWNFPKGNGYSIGGSAFQGGDQPDFNKLLPEYGKLFGLDLTAAKQYDHPLALWDGNQKLHAQNALLAGEAACVVDPFTAEGIRPAMFTGMKAAEAIDRAVGGDINALEKYSEIVNNEWGSDMVWAQRLAGVFYRVPKVGYKIGVKRPAATQIMAQILCGEQRYGDVAGKAVKRLSSGLIPGMGR, encoded by the coding sequence ATGTTTGATTGCATTATTGTCGGTGCAGGCCCAGCAGGTGGAACGGCAGCATATCATTTAGCAAAGCGTGGTAGGTCTGTTTTAGTTCTGGAAAAGGAAAGCCTACCTCGGTACAAACCTTGTGGCGGTGCTGTGTCACCCGTAGTTGCACAATGGTTTGATTTTGATTTTGCTCCGGCTATTTCTTTAAAAGTAAGTAATCTTTGCTACACCTGGAAGTTAGAAGATCCTGTGGAAGCAAATCTGAAAAATGGCGAACCTATTTGGATGGTACGTAGGGATATTTTCGATCATTTTTTAATTCAACAAGCACAAAGATTGGGTGCAGAATTACGTGATAATACAGAAGTAACGGGAATTGAATTTAAAAGCGATCGCTGGCAAGTAAATACCGCTAATGGCCCGGTGGAAGGTCGCTATTTAATTGCCGCTGATGGTGCAAAAGGGCCTGTAGGAAAATGGTTAGGCTTTAAAGAACGGAAAAAACGTTTAGCTGGGGCGCTAGAAGTAGAAACAAGTAACCCAATAGAAACAGAAGCGAAAATCAATTTTGAGTTCGGAATGGTGAAAAGTGGCTACATTTGGAACTTCCCGAAAGGCAACGGTTATTCGATCGGTGGTAGTGCTTTCCAAGGCGGCGATCAACCTGATTTCAATAAGTTGTTACCGGAATATGGCAAACTTTTCGGTCTGGATCTAACAGCTGCTAAACAATACGATCATCCTTTAGCTTTGTGGGATGGTAATCAAAAATTGCACGCCCAAAATGCGTTGTTAGCAGGGGAAGCTGCTTGTGTAGTCGATCCGTTTACTGCTGAAGGTATTCGTCCGGCAATGTTTACGGGGATGAAAGCAGCGGAAGCGATCGATCGAGCAGTTGGCGGCGACATCAATGCCTTAGAAAAATATAGCGAAATTGTCAACAACGAATGGGGCAGTGACATGGTGTGGGCACAACGTTTGGCGGGTGTATTTTACCGCGTCCCCAAAGTTGGTTACAAAATTGGTGTGAAGCGTCCAGCCGCAACTCAAATCATGGCACAAATTCTCTGCGGAGAACAACGCTATGGCGATGTTGCTGGTAAAGCGGTAAAACGTCTAAGTTCTGGTTTAATTCCGGGAATGGGACGTTAA
- a CDS encoding helix-turn-helix domain-containing protein, producing the protein MTLTFNPEIYGELLSKHQPRIIKSEEENEKVLAAVEELLSRPNLTPEEDAMLELLVRLIEDFEAKHYQLNASTPHSRLLHLMEARSLETADLVETLGAREVTAEVVNGEVEISKKQAEVLGEFFQVDPSLFL; encoded by the coding sequence ATGACTCTTACTTTTAATCCTGAAATTTACGGCGAATTGCTGTCTAAACATCAACCTCGAATTATCAAGAGTGAGGAAGAAAACGAGAAAGTTTTAGCAGCTGTTGAAGAACTGCTCTCTCGTCCTAACCTGACTCCAGAAGAAGATGCTATGTTGGAACTATTGGTAAGATTAATTGAGGATTTTGAAGCTAAACATTACCAGCTTAATGCTTCAACACCGCACTCAAGACTTCTACATTTGATGGAAGCTAGAAGTTTAGAAACAGCAGATTTAGTGGAAACTTTGGGTGCGAGAGAAGTAACAGCAGAAGTAGTCAATGGTGAGGTAGAAATCAGTAAAAAACAAGCTGAGGTTTTAGGAGAATTTTTCCAAGTCGATCCAAGTTTGTTTTTGTAA
- a CDS encoding alpha/beta fold hydrolase, giving the protein MISSISISTATTQTWTWRGFPICYQAQGSQGPAIVLVHGFGASWGHWRKNIPELAKNARVFALDLIGFGGSAKPVPGKEINYTFETWAQQIGDFCREVVGEPAFLVGNSIGCIAAMQAAVDFPEITRGVALLNCSLRLLHDRKRATLPWYRRSGAPIVQKILAFKLIGQLFFSQIAKPKVVKKILLQAYKRPEAVTDELVEMLMAPALDPGAVDVFLAFTRYSQGPLPEDLLPILPCSAIILWGTDDPWEPIDLGRELANFPQVENFIPLEGLGHCPQDEAPEIVNPILIDWVLQKANQ; this is encoded by the coding sequence ATGATTAGCTCTATTTCCATCTCAACTGCGACAACTCAAACTTGGACTTGGCGAGGTTTTCCCATCTGTTACCAAGCGCAAGGCAGCCAAGGGCCTGCTATTGTTTTAGTACATGGATTTGGGGCTTCTTGGGGACACTGGCGCAAGAATATTCCCGAACTCGCCAAAAATGCGCGAGTTTTTGCCCTTGACTTAATTGGTTTTGGTGGTTCCGCGAAACCTGTACCGGGAAAGGAAATTAACTATACTTTTGAAACTTGGGCGCAGCAAATTGGCGATTTTTGTCGAGAAGTGGTGGGTGAACCAGCTTTTTTGGTGGGAAATTCGATCGGTTGTATTGCCGCGATGCAAGCTGCTGTAGACTTTCCTGAAATAACTAGAGGAGTAGCATTGCTCAATTGTTCTTTACGATTGTTGCACGATCGCAAACGCGCTACCCTACCCTGGTATCGTCGTTCCGGTGCTCCTATTGTCCAAAAAATTTTGGCTTTTAAATTAATCGGGCAACTATTTTTTAGTCAAATAGCTAAGCCAAAAGTAGTCAAGAAAATTCTGCTGCAAGCTTACAAACGTCCCGAAGCAGTCACCGACGAACTAGTAGAAATGTTAATGGCACCAGCCTTAGATCCAGGCGCAGTAGATGTATTTTTAGCATTTACTCGCTATTCTCAAGGGCCATTACCAGAAGATTTATTACCAATTTTGCCTTGTTCGGCAATTATTTTATGGGGAACAGATGACCCTTGGGAACCGATCGATCTAGGTCGAGAATTAGCCAATTTCCCCCAAGTAGAAAACTTTATTCCTTTAGAAGGTTTAGGTCATTGTCCCCAAGACGAAGCACCAGAAATAGTCAATCCAATTTTGATTGATTGGGTTTTACAAAAAGCTAACCAATAA